In Deltaproteobacteria bacterium, the sequence CGCGCCGCCGCCGCGGGAGCAGCTGGAAGAAAACGTCGCGCGGGTGCTCGACTACGTGTTCGAGGACCGCGCCCTGATCACGTTGCTGCTCGCGCACGGGATCGCGCCCGATCTCGAGGTTGCGGCGCGGGTCGAGCAGTTCTTCGGCCACGTCCACGAGATGATCGAGTCGTCGGTGCGCTACGGGCTCAGCGTGGGCCTCGTGCGCCCGTGCGATCCCACCCTGGTCGCGGCGGCCATCCTCGGCGC encodes:
- a CDS encoding TetR/AcrR family transcriptional regulator — translated: MADRRDQRRRQILDAAKRVFADKGFHQASINDIIAAAGIARGTFYLYFPGKDAVFEAVLDEAIRDLRERIVRVDVSPGAPPPREQLEENVARVLDYVFEDRALITLLLAHGIAPDLEVAARVEQFFGHVHEMIESSVRYGLSVGLVRPCDPTLVAAAILGA